One genomic region from Desulfuromonas acetexigens encodes:
- a CDS encoding cobalamin B12-binding domain-containing protein has product MPEISLAAGSEFAALTAEKTEGKRETNDPLALSRRLFLQAILAGRREAAVDIVLEAHNAGHDLRDLYVEIFQKALYEVGRLWEANRITVADEHMATAITQYVVARVYERLPVARERRGRAVITGVQGELHQVGSNMVADLLEADGWDVRFLGTDMPLDDILKTARDHQADLLGISATMLFNLPQVIQLVERTRTELGSAAPRIILGGGAFRLLPELPAELKVDAVATELRQGVELARSLGKLA; this is encoded by the coding sequence ATGCCGGAAATCTCCCTCGCCGCCGGAAGCGAATTTGCCGCCCTGACCGCCGAGAAAACGGAAGGCAAAAGGGAGACGAACGATCCCCTGGCCCTCAGTCGCCGGCTCTTTCTGCAGGCGATTCTCGCCGGTCGCCGCGAGGCCGCCGTCGACATCGTCCTTGAGGCCCACAACGCGGGGCACGATCTGCGCGATCTCTATGTGGAGATTTTCCAGAAAGCGCTCTACGAGGTCGGCCGCCTCTGGGAAGCCAACCGCATCACTGTCGCCGACGAACACATGGCCACGGCCATCACCCAATATGTGGTGGCGCGAGTCTACGAGCGGTTGCCCGTCGCCAGGGAACGCCGGGGGCGAGCGGTCATCACCGGCGTCCAGGGGGAACTGCATCAGGTGGGGTCCAACATGGTCGCCGATCTGCTCGAAGCGGACGGCTGGGACGTGCGCTTTCTCGGCACCGACATGCCCCTGGACGACATCCTCAAAACGGCCCGCGACCACCAGGCCGATCTCCTCGGCATCTCCGCCACCATGCTCTTCAACCTGCCCCAGGTTATCCAACTGGTCGAACGGACGCGGACCGAACTCGGCTCCGCCGCGCCCCGCATCATCCTCGGCGGCGGCGCCTTCCGCCTGCTTCCCGAACTCCCCGCCGAACTCAAGGTCGACGC
- a CDS encoding GGDEF domain-containing protein produces the protein MKPEDASLNQLADFLLGSDLLFCALLDREGIIRAHSPGVPRLLHLGGDDCRNRPLAAHLTEADGAQLRRRLVGGDDERGEEFLLNLHSPLQGATTLRCHLVRHPRGVLFVAENPAAKTAAFADELLQLNNQLAVLSRENTRKNRELQERNRQLLEAYRTIQELALKDPLTGAANRRAFNERLRFEAERGARMKSPLVLVMLDLDHFKKVNDDYGHETGDEVLVAVTAALIKSVRPYDLVARVGGEEIALLLPGTDLDKGVEIAERLRREVAELAIDGYPKQITASFGVALLPPGSNPDSLMSRADAALYRAKDGGRNRVERESPPQ, from the coding sequence ATGAAACCTGAAGACGCTTCCTTGAATCAGCTGGCCGATTTTCTCCTCGGCAGCGACCTTCTTTTCTGCGCGCTCCTCGACCGGGAGGGGATCATCCGCGCCCACAGCCCCGGGGTGCCGCGCCTGCTGCACCTGGGCGGTGACGACTGCCGCAACCGGCCCCTCGCCGCCCATCTGACCGAAGCCGACGGCGCGCAACTGCGGCGACGGTTGGTGGGCGGGGACGATGAGCGCGGCGAGGAGTTTCTGCTCAATCTGCACAGCCCTCTGCAGGGGGCGACGACACTGCGCTGCCATCTGGTCCGCCACCCTCGGGGCGTTCTTTTCGTCGCCGAAAATCCCGCCGCCAAAACCGCTGCCTTCGCCGACGAACTCTTGCAGCTGAACAATCAGCTGGCCGTATTGAGCCGGGAAAACACCCGCAAGAACCGCGAGTTGCAAGAGCGCAACCGGCAATTGCTCGAAGCCTATCGCACCATTCAGGAACTCGCCCTGAAAGATCCCCTGACCGGTGCCGCCAACCGCCGGGCCTTCAATGAGCGGCTGCGCTTCGAGGCGGAGCGGGGAGCACGGATGAAGTCGCCGTTGGTGCTGGTGATGCTTGACCTCGATCACTTCAAGAAGGTCAACGACGACTACGGCCACGAAACGGGGGATGAGGTTCTGGTCGCGGTCACGGCCGCCTTGATAAAGAGCGTGCGCCCTTACGACCTTGTCGCCCGCGTCGGCGGTGAGGAAATCGCCCTGCTGCTGCCGGGAACCGATCTGGATAAAGGCGTCGAAATCGCCGAACGCCTGCGCCGGGAAGTGGCGGAACTGGCCATCGACGGCTATCCAAAACAGATCACCGCCAGCTTCGGCGTCGCCTTGCTGCCGCCGGGGAGCAACCCGGACAGTCTCATGTCCCGCGCCGACGCCGCCCTCTATCGCGCCAAGGACGGCGGCCGCAATCGGGTGGAGCGGGAAAGTCCACCGCAATGA
- a CDS encoding PAS domain S-box protein, translated as MTEPSSDRPTTPPEAQATGAGQFADSFVLIVVCWSLLICLLAGWDYYQARQSALNNARTAARHSYAKDLTFRKWATGHGGIYAPVSPRNPPNANLAHVPERDIETPSGRPLTLINPAYMLRQIHELADDTFGTRAHITSLRPIRPGNAPDPWEIATLEAFERGESERSALQSIDGDPYLRLMRPMIVDVGCLKCHAAQGYQVDDIRGGISVAIPWAPYRAELRTYLLFHLIGYGGLWSLGMLGIGLSRRRLQNHLAERHQAEVRLRQSEARYHSLFANHHSVMLLVDPETLNIIDANPAAQDYYGYSPEELRGMPLANLNTLPPDAIRAEMEKARQLRRNHFEFLHRLAGGEVREVEVFSGPVEFDGRVYMYSIIHDITPRKEAEARLGHWHELMNYIIEHDPNAIAVLDRNLQFLFVSDRFLNDYRVKHRDIIGKHHYEIFPEIPEKWREVHRRALAGEVLGAEDEPFERDDGRVDYVRWQCRPWHERDGSIGGIVLYTEVITPRKEAEIALEQKARELEERSGELERFNYTVSHDLKSPLVTVKAFLGFLEQDIASDNAERIETDIAHMRGAAEKMGILLDELLEMSRIGRLVNPPEEIAFDQLLQEVLSLMAGPLAEKEVGIERDEQGPKLFGDRPRLLEIWQNLIENAVKYMGDQGAPRIRLGVEETGGEIVFFVRDNGMGIDPRYREKIFGLFEKLDAKSEGSGLGLALVKRIVELYGGRIWVESEGAGKGSCFRFTLPGALHRQLPDGLKRDET; from the coding sequence ATGACCGAACCTTCCAGCGACAGGCCGACCACCCCCCCGGAAGCGCAAGCGACCGGGGCTGGGCAATTTGCCGACTCCTTTGTCCTGATCGTTGTTTGCTGGAGCCTACTCATATGCCTCCTGGCCGGCTGGGACTACTATCAGGCCCGCCAGTCGGCGCTGAACAACGCCCGCACCGCCGCCCGTCACAGTTACGCCAAGGATCTCACCTTCCGCAAGTGGGCGACCGGCCACGGCGGCATATACGCCCCCGTTTCCCCCCGCAATCCGCCCAACGCCAACCTCGCCCATGTACCCGAGCGGGACATCGAAACCCCCTCGGGGCGCCCCCTGACCCTGATCAACCCCGCCTACATGCTGCGCCAGATCCACGAACTGGCCGACGACACCTTCGGCACCCGCGCCCACATCACCAGCCTGCGGCCGATTCGCCCGGGCAATGCCCCCGATCCCTGGGAAATCGCCACGCTCGAAGCCTTCGAGCGCGGCGAAAGCGAGCGCTCGGCGTTGCAAAGCATCGACGGTGACCCCTACCTGCGTCTGATGCGGCCGATGATCGTCGATGTCGGCTGTCTCAAGTGCCATGCCGCCCAGGGCTACCAGGTGGACGACATCCGCGGCGGCATCAGCGTTGCCATCCCCTGGGCCCCCTACCGGGCGGAGTTGCGCACCTATCTCCTTTTCCACCTCATCGGCTATGGCGGGCTCTGGTCCCTGGGGATGCTCGGCATCGGCCTCAGCCGAAGGCGTCTGCAAAACCATCTGGCCGAACGTCATCAGGCCGAAGTCCGGCTGCGCCAGAGCGAGGCCCGCTATCACAGCCTCTTCGCCAACCACCATTCGGTCATGCTGCTCGTCGACCCCGAAACGCTCAACATCATCGACGCCAACCCCGCCGCTCAAGACTATTACGGCTACTCCCCGGAAGAACTGCGGGGCATGCCCCTTGCCAACCTCAACACCCTGCCCCCGGACGCGATCCGCGCTGAAATGGAGAAGGCCCGACAGCTGCGGCGCAACCATTTCGAATTCCTCCACCGCCTGGCTGGCGGCGAGGTTCGGGAGGTCGAGGTCTTTTCCGGTCCCGTCGAGTTCGACGGTCGGGTCTACATGTATTCCATCATTCACGACATCACCCCCCGCAAAGAGGCGGAGGCCCGGCTCGGGCACTGGCACGAGCTGATGAACTACATCATCGAACACGATCCCAACGCCATCGCCGTCCTGGATCGAAACCTCCAATTTCTTTTTGTCAGTGACCGCTTCCTGAACGATTACAGGGTCAAGCACCGGGATATTATTGGCAAGCACCATTACGAAATCTTCCCCGAGATTCCCGAAAAATGGCGCGAAGTTCATCGCCGGGCTCTGGCCGGGGAGGTGCTCGGCGCCGAGGACGAGCCTTTCGAGCGGGACGACGGCCGGGTCGATTATGTGCGCTGGCAGTGCCGCCCCTGGCATGAACGGGATGGGAGCATTGGCGGCATCGTCCTCTATACCGAGGTGATCACTCCCCGCAAAGAAGCGGAAATCGCCCTTGAACAGAAGGCACGGGAACTGGAAGAACGCAGCGGCGAACTAGAGCGCTTCAACTACACCGTTTCCCACGACCTCAAGAGCCCGCTGGTCACGGTCAAGGCCTTTCTCGGCTTTCTCGAGCAGGACATCGCCTCGGACAACGCGGAGCGGATTGAGACGGACATCGCCCACATGCGCGGGGCAGCGGAAAAAATGGGCATACTGCTCGACGAACTGCTGGAAATGTCGCGCATCGGGCGACTCGTCAATCCGCCGGAAGAAATCGCCTTCGACCAGCTGCTGCAAGAAGTCCTCTCGCTGATGGCCGGCCCCCTGGCCGAGAAAGAAGTGGGGATCGAAAGGGATGAGCAGGGGCCGAAGCTCTTCGGTGACCGTCCGCGCCTGCTGGAGATCTGGCAGAATCTGATCGAAAACGCCGTCAAGTACATGGGAGATCAGGGCGCACCTCGAATTCGGCTGGGCGTGGAGGAGACGGGAGGCGAGATCGTTTTTTTCGTGCGCGACAACGGGATGGGGATCGATCCCCGCTACCGGGAGAAAATTTTCGGTCTTTTCGAAAAGCTCGACGCCAAGAGTGAAGGCAGCGGCCTGGGTCTTGCACTGGTGAAGCGGATTGTCGAACTTTACGGCGGCCGCATCTGGGTCGAATCGGAAGGCGCGGGAAAAGGCAGCTGCTTCCGCTTCACCCTCCCCGGCGCACTGCATCGCCAACTACCTGACGGACTGAAACGCGATGAAACCTGA
- a CDS encoding universal stress protein produces MKSITKILYATDFSESSLPAAEYALLLARLAGAELHVLHVLGEFTDRRKTMIQPESMALLEREVEIQSLKAMEDFCREHFAATVPYTNAVVMGIPFQEIIRQAKEVNADLIVVGTHGRTGLEHVMVGSTAERLVRRSTVPVLTVRGKD; encoded by the coding sequence ATGAAAAGCATCACCAAGATTCTCTACGCCACCGACTTCTCGGAAAGCTCGCTCCCCGCCGCCGAATACGCCCTGCTGCTGGCGCGACTGGCCGGGGCCGAACTGCACGTGCTGCACGTTCTCGGCGAGTTCACCGACCGCCGCAAGACGATGATTCAGCCTGAATCCATGGCCCTGCTGGAGCGGGAAGTGGAAATCCAGTCGCTCAAGGCGATGGAGGACTTCTGCAGGGAGCACTTCGCCGCTACCGTCCCCTACACCAACGCCGTCGTGATGGGCATCCCCTTCCAGGAAATCATCCGCCAGGCCAAGGAAGTCAACGCCGACCTCATCGTCGTCGGCACCCACGGCCGCACTGGCCTGGAACACGTCATGGTCGGCAGCACCGCCGAACGCCTGGTGCGCCGCTCGACCGTGCCGGTGCTGACGGTACGTGGGAAGGACTGA